From a single Nocardioides panacis genomic region:
- a CDS encoding DUF6912 family protein, translating to MSTRVYVPSTLGRLRAIVTADGIGPAPFVGHAVTPAVRAELADLGEEDWEYAASTAAAQSSLAMLHEDDPARRVVIAVDVPSARPAGTEDPTVVEVDDVVPFRLVGAVLADAADAEGHVAAAREARTTGAADAERLAERCLDHELGWWAAQEIGDLLAGTGLT from the coding sequence GTGAGCACCCGCGTCTACGTCCCCAGCACGCTCGGCCGCCTGCGGGCGATCGTCACCGCCGACGGCATCGGGCCGGCGCCGTTCGTCGGGCACGCGGTGACGCCGGCGGTCCGCGCGGAGCTGGCCGACCTCGGCGAGGAGGACTGGGAGTACGCCGCCTCGACCGCCGCGGCCCAGTCCTCGCTGGCGATGCTGCACGAGGACGACCCGGCCCGCCGGGTGGTGATCGCGGTCGACGTACCGTCCGCGCGGCCGGCCGGCACCGAGGACCCCACGGTCGTGGAGGTCGACGACGTCGTGCCGTTCCGGCTGGTCGGCGCGGTGCTGGCCGACGCCGCCGACGCCGAGGGCCACGTCGCGGCGGCCCGGGAAGCGCGGACCACGGGGGCGGCGGACGCCGAAAGGCTCGCCGAGCGCTGCCTGGACCACGAGCTCGGGTGGTGGGCCGCCCAGGAGATCGGCGACCTGCTGGCCGGCACCGGTCTGACCTGA
- a CDS encoding DUF2505 domain-containing protein, with product MKYSHQMTYDASPTEVRAMLADPAFREKVCAAMRATRHEVTVEESSPGMTVLVDQTQPADGIPSFAKKFVGDEIQIVQREVWGAGTSSSLLVEIPGKPGALNGSIDLAADGAGTVETVSGDIKVKIPLIGGKLEGLIGDLLTSALKAEQRVGRAWLAGNR from the coding sequence ATGAAGTACTCCCACCAGATGACCTACGACGCCTCCCCCACCGAGGTCCGCGCGATGCTCGCCGACCCCGCCTTCCGGGAGAAGGTCTGCGCGGCGATGCGCGCGACGCGGCACGAGGTCACCGTCGAGGAGTCCAGCCCCGGCATGACCGTGCTGGTCGACCAGACCCAGCCCGCCGACGGCATCCCGTCGTTCGCGAAGAAGTTCGTCGGCGACGAGATCCAGATCGTGCAGCGCGAGGTGTGGGGTGCGGGGACGTCCTCCTCGCTGCTCGTCGAGATCCCCGGCAAGCCGGGTGCGCTGAACGGCTCCATCGACCTCGCCGCCGACGGCGCGGGCACCGTGGAGACCGTCTCGGGCGACATCAAGGTCAAGATCCCGCTGATCGGCGGCAAGCTCGAGGGCCTGATCGGGGACCTGCTCACCTCGGCGCTGAAGGCCGAGCAGCGCGTCGGCCGCGCCTGGCTGGCCGGCAACCGCTAG
- a CDS encoding NAD-glutamate dehydrogenase, with translation MSTTLDGTGNTERDDLIERAASFATSRKGSGGPPGGKSAELLRYFYRHVATEDLASRTEVDLYGAAMSQYKTAAYRPQGTANIHVFTPTVAEHGWSAGGHTVVEVVTDDMPFLVDSVTMELNEQNREVHVVVHPQILVRRDITGQLEEIFTGDDQQLDRAELPHDMSRESWMHIEIGRESSQAQRDEIEQALAKVLQDVREAVEDWPKMHQQALDIIEDLDENPPPLPAEEIAEGQALLRWLADTHFTFLGYREYRLEDADDGTDNVALRAVPGTGFGILRADQDMSTSFAKLPPLVRSKAREKTLLVLAKANSKATVHRPVYLDYVGVKTFDASGEVVGERRFLGLFSSAAYTESLTRIPVIRTKAKQVIDRAGFAPLSHTGKALMDVLETYPRDELFQTPIEELVPIAESVLQIRDRRQVRLFVRRDTYGRYLSCLVYLPRDRYTTAVREKIAGILKDRLGGDSLEYTARVSESMLARLHFVIRPKRGETIGSFNVAEIERRLAEAARSWRDDFVAAAHAEYGEEDGALLARKYADSFPEAYKEDYPPRTGAVDLGRLEGIPGDGGLDLSFYQLPEAGPEEARLKIYRTGSPMSLSEVLPTLSSMGVEVIDERPYGLDGLDRESHIYDFGLRFHRALPVESRELFQDAVTAVWEGDNEVDGFNALVLAVGLTWRQATVLRAYAKYMRQGGTPFAQDYIEDALQQNVDITRGLVGLFEARFDPGRNGDLAADGETRQAKTTEIEGRIHRALDDVASLDHDRILRSYLTFIRATLRTNYYQLDAEGQHKSYISLKLKPDAIPDLPEPRPKFEIFVYSPRVEGVHLRFGAVARGGLRWSDRRDDFRTEVLGLVKAQMVKNTVIVPVGSKGGFFCKQLPDPGQREQWMAEGIACYKTFISGLLDITDNLKGEEVVPPPRVVRHDGDDSYLVVAADKGTATFSDIANGVAKDYGFWLGDAFASGGSVGYDHKAMGITARGAWESVRRHFREMGVDCQAEEFTCVGIGDMSGDVFGNGMLLSEHTRLVAAFDHRDIFLDPNPVADTSYAERKRLFALPRSSWQDYDKSLLSEGGGIFPRSLKSIPVSAQVREALSLRDSVQAMTPAELMRAILLARVDLLWNGGIGTYVKSAGETHAEVGDKANDAIRVDGHELRTKCVGEGGNLGLTQRGRIEYAEQGGRINTDFIDNSAGVDTSDHEVNIKILLDRVVAAGDLTEKQRNDLLASMTEEVGTLVLRDNYEQNHALANAAIQAPDLLHVHEDWIRRLERQGLLDRTLEALPSRKTVAARIERKQGLTVPELSVLLAYTKIVLADELIGTDIADDPFLRSDLFGYFPTKMRHTYREQMESHPLRREIIVTQVVNDLVNGAGMTFFHRLSEETAATADELVRANFVAREIFGSRSLIDEIDSYDNKIDAAVQTRMRLEMRTLVERASRWLINNRRPPMDSEGTVDFFGVDAQQVVAALPEILGGRERDAFELRRDSLVQKGVPEDLAVRVALLPPAYQALNIVETARRDGRDPLEIARVHFALGERLGLSALVARILALPREDRWQTMARAALRDDLHAVHARLTAQVLAATSSDQPVPVRVADWEEDDAVVVSRAVGTLTEICSDDHADLARLSVGLRVVRTLLSTP, from the coding sequence GTGTCGACGACGCTGGACGGGACCGGGAACACCGAGCGGGACGACCTGATCGAGAGGGCCGCCTCGTTCGCCACGAGCCGCAAGGGCTCCGGTGGTCCGCCGGGAGGCAAGTCGGCCGAGCTGCTGCGGTACTTCTACCGCCACGTGGCCACCGAGGACCTCGCCTCGCGCACCGAGGTCGACCTGTACGGCGCCGCGATGAGCCAGTACAAGACCGCGGCGTACCGCCCGCAGGGGACCGCGAACATCCACGTGTTCACCCCGACCGTCGCCGAGCACGGCTGGTCCGCCGGCGGGCACACGGTCGTCGAGGTGGTCACCGACGACATGCCGTTCCTCGTCGACTCGGTGACGATGGAGCTCAACGAGCAGAACCGCGAGGTGCACGTCGTCGTGCACCCGCAGATCCTGGTCCGCCGCGACATCACCGGGCAGCTCGAGGAGATCTTCACCGGCGACGACCAGCAGCTCGACCGGGCCGAGCTCCCGCACGACATGTCGCGCGAGTCCTGGATGCACATCGAGATCGGCCGCGAGTCGAGCCAGGCCCAGCGCGACGAGATCGAGCAGGCGCTGGCCAAGGTCCTCCAGGACGTCCGGGAGGCCGTCGAGGACTGGCCGAAGATGCACCAGCAGGCGCTCGACATCATCGAGGACCTCGACGAGAACCCCCCGCCGCTGCCGGCCGAGGAGATCGCCGAGGGGCAGGCGCTGCTGCGCTGGCTGGCCGACACCCACTTCACGTTCCTTGGCTACCGCGAGTACCGCCTCGAGGACGCCGACGACGGCACGGACAACGTCGCCCTGCGGGCGGTCCCCGGCACCGGCTTCGGCATCCTGCGGGCCGACCAGGACATGTCCACGTCGTTCGCGAAGCTGCCTCCGCTGGTGCGGTCCAAGGCCCGGGAGAAGACACTGCTGGTGCTGGCCAAGGCCAACTCCAAGGCCACCGTGCACCGTCCGGTGTACCTCGACTACGTCGGCGTCAAGACGTTCGACGCGAGCGGCGAGGTCGTCGGCGAGCGCCGCTTCCTCGGGCTGTTCTCCTCCGCGGCCTACACCGAGTCGCTGACCCGCATCCCGGTGATCCGGACGAAGGCCAAGCAGGTCATCGACCGGGCCGGGTTCGCGCCGCTGAGCCACACCGGCAAGGCGCTCATGGACGTGCTCGAGACCTACCCCCGCGACGAGCTGTTCCAGACCCCGATCGAGGAGCTCGTGCCGATCGCGGAGTCGGTGCTGCAGATCCGCGACCGCCGGCAGGTCCGGCTGTTCGTGCGGCGCGACACCTACGGCCGCTACCTGTCCTGCCTGGTCTACCTGCCGCGCGACCGCTACACCACGGCCGTCCGGGAGAAGATCGCCGGCATCCTCAAGGACCGCCTCGGCGGAGACTCGCTGGAGTACACCGCCCGGGTCAGCGAGTCGATGCTGGCCCGCCTGCACTTCGTGATCCGCCCCAAGCGGGGCGAGACGATCGGCTCGTTCAACGTGGCCGAGATCGAGCGCCGCCTCGCGGAGGCCGCGCGCTCCTGGCGCGACGACTTCGTCGCGGCCGCGCACGCCGAGTACGGCGAGGAGGACGGCGCGCTGCTCGCCCGCAAGTACGCCGACTCGTTCCCGGAGGCCTACAAGGAGGACTACCCGCCGCGGACCGGCGCGGTCGACCTCGGCCGGCTGGAGGGCATCCCCGGCGACGGCGGGCTCGACCTGTCGTTCTACCAGCTGCCCGAGGCGGGTCCCGAGGAGGCGCGGCTGAAGATCTACCGCACCGGTTCGCCGATGTCGCTGTCCGAGGTCCTGCCGACGCTGTCCTCGATGGGCGTGGAGGTCATCGACGAGCGGCCCTACGGCCTCGACGGCCTCGACCGCGAGTCGCACATCTACGACTTCGGGCTGCGTTTCCACCGGGCGCTCCCGGTGGAGAGCCGCGAGCTGTTCCAGGACGCCGTCACCGCGGTCTGGGAGGGCGACAACGAGGTCGACGGCTTCAACGCGCTGGTCCTCGCGGTCGGGCTGACCTGGCGGCAGGCGACCGTGCTGCGGGCCTACGCGAAGTACATGCGGCAGGGCGGCACGCCGTTCGCCCAGGACTACATCGAGGACGCGCTGCAGCAGAACGTCGACATCACCCGCGGTCTGGTCGGGCTGTTCGAGGCCCGCTTCGACCCGGGCCGCAACGGCGACCTGGCCGCCGACGGCGAGACCCGGCAGGCGAAGACCACCGAGATCGAGGGCCGGATCCACCGGGCCCTCGACGACGTGGCGAGCCTGGACCACGACCGGATCCTGCGGTCCTACCTGACCTTCATCCGGGCCACCCTGCGCACGAACTACTACCAGCTCGACGCCGAGGGCCAGCACAAGTCCTACATCTCGCTGAAGCTGAAGCCGGACGCGATCCCGGACCTGCCGGAGCCGCGCCCGAAGTTCGAGATCTTCGTGTACTCCCCGCGCGTCGAGGGCGTCCACCTGCGGTTCGGCGCCGTCGCCCGCGGCGGCCTGCGCTGGTCCGACCGCCGCGACGACTTCCGGACCGAGGTCCTCGGGCTGGTCAAGGCGCAGATGGTGAAGAACACCGTGATCGTGCCGGTCGGCTCCAAGGGCGGCTTCTTCTGCAAGCAGCTGCCCGACCCCGGCCAGCGTGAGCAGTGGATGGCCGAAGGCATCGCCTGCTACAAGACCTTCATCTCCGGCCTGCTGGACATCACCGACAACCTCAAGGGCGAGGAGGTCGTCCCGCCGCCCCGCGTGGTGCGTCACGACGGCGACGACTCCTACCTCGTGGTCGCCGCCGACAAGGGCACCGCGACCTTCTCCGACATCGCCAACGGGGTCGCCAAGGACTACGGCTTCTGGCTCGGCGACGCGTTCGCCTCCGGCGGATCGGTCGGCTACGACCACAAGGCGATGGGCATCACGGCCCGCGGTGCGTGGGAGTCGGTGCGCCGGCACTTCCGCGAGATGGGCGTGGACTGCCAGGCCGAGGAGTTCACCTGCGTCGGCATCGGCGACATGTCCGGTGACGTGTTCGGCAACGGCATGCTGCTCTCCGAGCACACCCGCCTGGTGGCCGCGTTCGACCACCGCGACATCTTCCTCGACCCGAACCCGGTCGCGGACACGTCGTACGCCGAGCGCAAGCGGCTGTTCGCGCTGCCCCGGTCGAGCTGGCAGGACTACGACAAGTCCCTGCTGTCCGAGGGCGGCGGGATCTTCCCGCGCTCGCTCAAGTCGATCCCGGTCAGCGCGCAGGTCCGCGAGGCGCTCTCGCTCAGGGACTCCGTGCAGGCGATGACGCCGGCCGAGCTGATGCGGGCGATCCTGCTGGCCCGCGTCGACCTGCTGTGGAACGGCGGCATCGGCACCTACGTCAAGAGCGCCGGCGAGACCCACGCCGAGGTGGGCGACAAGGCGAACGACGCGATCCGGGTCGACGGCCATGAGCTGCGCACCAAGTGCGTGGGCGAGGGCGGCAACCTCGGCCTCACCCAGCGCGGCCGCATCGAGTACGCCGAGCAGGGTGGCCGGATCAACACCGACTTCATCGACAACTCCGCCGGGGTGGACACCTCCGACCACGAGGTGAACATCAAGATCCTGCTCGACCGGGTCGTCGCGGCCGGGGACCTGACCGAGAAGCAGCGCAACGACCTGCTCGCCTCGATGACCGAGGAGGTCGGCACGCTGGTGCTGAGGGACAACTACGAGCAGAACCACGCGCTCGCGAACGCCGCGATCCAGGCGCCCGACCTGCTGCACGTGCACGAGGACTGGATCCGCCGGCTGGAGCGGCAGGGCCTGCTCGACCGGACCCTGGAGGCGCTGCCCAGCCGCAAGACCGTCGCCGCCCGGATCGAGCGCAAGCAGGGCCTGACCGTCCCCGAGTTGTCGGTGCTGCTGGCCTACACCAAGATCGTGCTCGCCGACGAGCTGATCGGCACCGACATCGCCGACGACCCGTTCCTGCGCAGCGACCTGTTCGGCTACTTCCCCACGAAGATGCGCCACACCTACCGCGAGCAGATGGAGAGCCACCCGCTGCGCCGGGAGATCATCGTGACCCAGGTCGTCAACGACCTGGTCAACGGTGCCGGCATGACGTTCTTCCACCGGCTCTCGGAGGAGACCGCGGCCACCGCCGACGAGCTGGTGCGGGCGAACTTCGTGGCCCGGGAGATCTTCGGGTCGCGGTCGCTGATCGACGAGATCGACTCCTACGACAACAAGATCGACGCCGCGGTGCAGACCCGGATGCGCCTGGAGATGCGCACCCTGGTCGAGCGTGCGTCGCGCTGGCTGATCAACAACCGGCGCCCGCCGATGGACAGCGAGGGCACCGTCGACTTCTTCGGGGTCGACGCCCAGCAGGTGGTCGCCGCGCTGCCGGAGATCCTCGGCGGCCGCGAGCGGGACGCCTTCGAGCTGCGCCGCGACAGCCTGGTGCAGAAGGGCGTGCCGGAGGACCTCGCGGTCCGGGTGGCGCTGCTGCCGCCCGCCTACCAGGCGCTGAACATCGTGGAGACCGCCCGCCGCGACGGCCGGGACCCGCTGGAGATCGCCCGGGTGCACTTCGCCCTCGGCGAGCGGCTCGGCCTGTCCGCGCTGGTCGCGCGGATCCTGGCGCTGCCGCGCGAGGACCGCTGGCAGACGATGGCCCGCGCGGCGCTGCGCGACGACCTGCACGCCGTGCACGCCCGGCTCACCGCGCAGGTGCTGGCCGCCACCTCCTCCGACCAGCCGGTGCCCGTCCGGGTGGCCGACTGGGAGGAGGACGACGCGGTCGTGGTGAGCCGTGCGGTGGGGACGCTGACGGAGATCTGCAGCGACGACCACGCCGACCTCGCACGGCTGTCGGTCGGGCTGCGCGTCGTACGAACGCTGCTCTCGACCCCATGA
- a CDS encoding tryptophan 2,3-dioxygenase family protein, with protein sequence MQRFRGLTADEQARLQRRLDEPSLWDAFLRVLEDRGLPVGDDEQVTDSVRRAAHDRASYGEVWALAEALLQHDELAAAWRARHVVMVERMIGTKTGTGGSSGADYLRSRLDLRYFPLLWDLRSVL encoded by the coding sequence GTGCAGCGCTTCCGGGGGCTGACCGCCGACGAGCAGGCCCGGCTGCAGCGCCGGCTGGACGAGCCGAGCCTCTGGGACGCGTTCCTGCGGGTGCTGGAGGACCGCGGCCTGCCGGTGGGCGACGACGAGCAGGTCACCGACTCCGTCCGTCGCGCCGCCCACGACCGGGCGTCCTACGGCGAGGTGTGGGCGCTGGCCGAGGCGCTCCTGCAGCACGACGAGCTCGCCGCGGCCTGGCGGGCACGGCACGTGGTGATGGTGGAGCGGATGATCGGGACCAAGACCGGGACCGGCGGGTCGTCGGGTGCGGACTACCTCCGCAGCCGGCTCGACCTGCGCTACTTCCCGCTTCTCTGGGACCTCCGCTCGGTGCTCTGA
- a CDS encoding ABC transporter ATP-binding protein, which translates to MLGPNGAGKTTTLEMVEGLRRPDAGEARLLGEPSWPRNPRLLPRVGVQLQASAFFERLTAREQIRTFAALYGVPAGRADDWLEQVGLTEKAGTRTEKLSGGQLQRLAIACALVHDPEIVFLDEPTSGIDPQARRNLWDLLRSLNEAGRTVVLTTHYLDEAEALCDRVAIMDRGRVLQLDTPAALVRGLDAPVRISVAPHLLPRERAEALAGVDAVEEDDRARADHPRPVGGAHPARRARGPRGPRGQGRHARGRLPPPHRPGVPRMSTAR; encoded by the coding sequence ATCCTGGGTCCCAACGGCGCCGGGAAGACCACCACGCTGGAGATGGTCGAGGGCCTGCGCCGCCCGGATGCCGGCGAGGCGCGGCTGCTCGGCGAGCCCAGCTGGCCGCGCAACCCGCGGCTGCTGCCGCGGGTGGGCGTGCAGCTGCAGGCCTCGGCGTTCTTCGAGCGGCTCACCGCGCGCGAGCAGATCCGCACCTTCGCCGCCCTGTACGGCGTCCCCGCCGGCCGGGCCGACGACTGGCTGGAGCAGGTCGGGCTCACCGAGAAGGCCGGGACCCGCACGGAGAAGCTGTCCGGCGGGCAGCTGCAGCGGCTGGCCATCGCCTGCGCCCTGGTGCACGACCCGGAGATCGTCTTCCTCGACGAGCCGACCTCGGGGATCGACCCGCAGGCCCGGCGCAACCTGTGGGACCTGCTGCGCTCGCTCAACGAGGCGGGCCGCACGGTCGTGCTCACCACGCACTACCTCGACGAGGCCGAGGCGCTGTGCGACCGGGTCGCGATCATGGACCGCGGGAGGGTCCTGCAGCTGGACACGCCGGCCGCGCTGGTGCGCGGGCTCGACGCCCCCGTGCGGATCTCGGTCGCGCCGCACCTGCTGCCCCGCGAGCGGGCCGAGGCCCTCGCCGGCGTGGACGCCGTCGAGGAGGACGACCGCGCTCGTGCTGACCACCCGCGCCCCGTCGGTGGTGCTCACCCGGCTCGCCGAGCTCGAGGCCCTCGAGGGCCTCGCGGTCAAGGGCGGCACGCTCGAGGACGTCTTCCTCCACCTCACCGGCCGGGAGTACCGCGCATGAGCACGGCCAGATGA
- the pruA gene encoding L-glutamate gamma-semialdehyde dehydrogenase, with translation MDALTRPPAPVNEPNLTYAPGSPERAELEQELKRQEDRQLDLTATIGGQKKMGGGAEIPVVQPHDHQHVLGVLKGSTQADTRAAIAAAQEAAPGWRAMSADDRAAILLKAADLLAGPWRQRINAATMLGQSKTAFQAEIDAACELIDFWRFNVHFARGILEEQPIANSRGIWNRTDHRPLEGFVYAITPFNFTAIAGNLPTAPALMGNTVIWKPSPTQQVAAHLTMELLEEAGLPPGVINMLPGDGLDVSQVALNHPDLAGIHFTGSTPTFQHLWGTVGANIAKYRSYPRIVGETGGKDFVVAHASADPDVLRVALLRGAFEYQGQKCSAASRAYVARSVWNKMKDSFVAEVESITMGDVTDFSNFMGAVIDDRGFAKHKKAIARAKRSKNLEILAGGQVDDSVGYFVRPTVVESSDPTDQMFSTEYFGPILAVHVFEDGDFEKVVAQMESFAPYALTGSIIAQDRTVVAWARETLRFAAGNFYINDKPTGAVVGQQPFGGARASGTNDKAGSPQNLMRWTSPRSIKETFDPPKDYRYPYMDLG, from the coding sequence ATGGACGCCTTGACCCGACCCCCGGCTCCCGTGAACGAGCCCAACCTCACCTACGCCCCCGGCAGCCCCGAGCGGGCCGAGCTGGAGCAGGAGCTGAAGCGGCAGGAGGACCGGCAGCTCGACCTGACCGCCACGATCGGCGGGCAGAAGAAGATGGGCGGCGGGGCCGAGATCCCCGTCGTGCAGCCGCACGACCACCAGCACGTGCTCGGTGTGCTGAAGGGCTCCACGCAGGCCGACACCCGCGCCGCGATCGCCGCCGCGCAGGAGGCCGCACCGGGCTGGCGGGCGATGTCCGCCGACGACCGCGCCGCGATCCTGCTCAAGGCCGCCGACCTGCTGGCCGGCCCGTGGCGCCAGCGGATCAACGCCGCCACGATGCTCGGCCAGTCGAAGACCGCCTTCCAGGCCGAGATCGACGCGGCCTGCGAGCTGATCGACTTCTGGCGCTTCAACGTGCACTTCGCGCGCGGCATCCTGGAGGAGCAGCCGATCGCGAACAGCCGCGGCATCTGGAACCGCACCGACCACCGGCCGCTCGAGGGCTTCGTCTACGCGATCACGCCGTTCAACTTCACCGCGATCGCCGGCAACCTGCCGACCGCCCCGGCGCTGATGGGCAACACGGTGATCTGGAAGCCGTCGCCGACCCAGCAGGTCGCCGCGCACCTGACCATGGAGCTGCTGGAGGAGGCCGGCCTGCCGCCCGGCGTCATCAACATGCTGCCCGGCGACGGTCTCGACGTCTCGCAGGTCGCGCTCAACCACCCCGACCTCGCCGGCATCCACTTCACCGGCTCCACGCCGACCTTCCAGCACCTGTGGGGCACGGTCGGCGCGAACATCGCGAAGTACCGCTCCTACCCGCGGATCGTCGGCGAGACCGGCGGCAAGGACTTCGTGGTCGCGCACGCCTCGGCCGACCCCGACGTGCTGCGGGTCGCGCTGCTGCGCGGGGCCTTCGAGTACCAGGGCCAGAAGTGCTCCGCCGCCTCGCGGGCCTACGTCGCGCGCTCGGTGTGGAACAAGATGAAGGACTCGTTCGTCGCGGAGGTCGAGTCGATCACCATGGGTGACGTCACCGACTTCTCGAACTTCATGGGCGCCGTCATCGACGACCGCGGCTTCGCCAAGCACAAGAAGGCGATCGCCCGCGCGAAGCGCTCCAAGAACCTCGAGATCCTCGCCGGCGGCCAGGTCGACGACTCGGTCGGGTACTTCGTCCGGCCGACCGTCGTGGAGAGCAGCGACCCGACCGACCAGATGTTCTCCACGGAGTACTTCGGACCGATCCTCGCCGTGCACGTCTTCGAGGACGGCGACTTCGAGAAGGTCGTGGCGCAGATGGAGTCGTTCGCGCCGTACGCCCTGACCGGCTCGATCATCGCCCAGGACCGCACCGTGGTCGCCTGGGCGCGCGAGACGCTGCGGTTCGCGGCCGGCAACTTCTACATCAACGACAAGCCGACCGGCGCGGTCGTCGGCCAGCAGCCGTTCGGCGGTGCGCGGGCCTCGGGCACCAACGACAAGGCCGGCTCCCCGCAGAACCTGATGCGCTGGACGTCGCCGCGGTCGATCAAGGAGACCTTCGACCCGCCGAAGGACTACCGCTACCCGTACATGGACCTGGGCTGA
- a CDS encoding alkene reductase — protein MPDLFDPLTVKSWNLPHRLVMAPLTRNRATDGMVPGDLAVEYYAQRASAGLIITEGTQPSAVGQGYLDTPGIHTPEQVEGWRRVADAVHAKGGRIVVQLMHAGRVAHPDNKAGLESVAPSALAAPNEMFTADGPKPHPVPRALETDEIPGIVEDFVHAAKSAIEAGLDGVEVHAANGYLLHQFLAPGSNERTDSYGGSPENRARLTVEVTRAVAEAIGPERVGIRISPAHNIQGATEEDPADVEATYTALVQDIAPLGLAYLSVLADPSLDLVQGLRKEFGGVLIANDGFGQITTRESAQAVLDEDLADAVAVGRLFLANPDLPARWQRGADLNEPNPDTFYGGGAEGYTDYPSLAG, from the coding sequence ATGCCTGACCTCTTTGACCCGCTGACCGTGAAGAGCTGGAACCTGCCGCACCGCCTCGTGATGGCTCCGCTGACCCGGAACCGCGCGACCGACGGCATGGTCCCCGGCGACCTCGCCGTGGAGTACTACGCCCAGCGCGCCTCCGCCGGCCTGATCATCACCGAGGGCACCCAGCCCAGCGCCGTCGGCCAGGGCTACCTCGACACCCCCGGGATCCACACGCCCGAGCAGGTCGAGGGCTGGCGCCGCGTCGCCGACGCCGTGCACGCCAAGGGCGGCCGCATCGTCGTGCAGCTGATGCACGCCGGCCGCGTCGCGCACCCGGACAACAAGGCCGGGCTCGAGTCGGTCGCGCCGAGCGCGCTGGCCGCGCCGAACGAGATGTTCACCGCCGACGGCCCCAAGCCGCACCCGGTGCCCCGCGCCCTCGAGACCGACGAGATCCCCGGCATCGTGGAGGACTTCGTGCACGCCGCGAAGTCCGCGATCGAGGCCGGACTGGACGGCGTCGAGGTGCACGCGGCCAACGGGTACCTCCTGCACCAGTTCCTCGCGCCCGGCTCGAACGAGCGCACCGACTCCTACGGCGGCAGCCCGGAGAACCGGGCCCGGCTGACCGTCGAGGTCACCCGCGCGGTCGCCGAGGCGATCGGCCCGGAGCGCGTGGGCATCCGGATCTCCCCGGCGCACAACATCCAGGGCGCCACCGAGGAGGACCCGGCCGACGTCGAGGCGACGTACACCGCGCTGGTGCAGGACATCGCCCCGCTCGGCCTGGCCTACCTCAGCGTCCTGGCCGACCCCTCGCTGGACCTCGTCCAGGGGCTGCGCAAGGAGTTCGGCGGCGTGCTGATCGCCAACGACGGGTTCGGGCAGATCACCACCCGCGAGAGCGCCCAGGCGGTCCTCGACGAGGACCTCGCCGACGCGGTGGCCGTGGGCCGGCTGTTCCTCGCCAACCCCGACCTGCCGGCACGCTGGCAGCGCGGTGCCGACCTGAACGAGCCGAACCCGGACACGTTCTACGGCGGCGGCGCGGAGGGCTACACCGACTACCCCTCGCTCGCCGGCTGA